The following coding sequences lie in one Mycobacterium sp. DL440 genomic window:
- a CDS encoding bifunctional FO biosynthesis protein CofGH: MALNPQHGADLPTPAVPPNPAAPTAPTTSGALRRVLRRARDGVALNVDEAAIALTARGEDLADLCASAARVRDAGLESAGRRGPTGRLPVSYSRKVFIPVTHLCRDTCHYCTFVTVPGKLRAQGMGMYMEPDEILDVARRGAELGCKEALFTLGDRPEDRWDEARQWLDERGYDSTLDYVRAMAIRVLEETGLLPHLNPGVMSWSELSRLKPVAPSMGMMLETTSRRLFENKGEAHYGSPDKDPAVRLRTLDDAGRLSIPFTTGLLVGIGETLTERAETMHAIRKSHKEFGHVQEVIVQNFRAKDHTAMASTPDAGIDDFIATIAVTRLVLGPKMRIQAPPNLVSRDECLALIGAGVDDWGGVSPLTPDHVNPERPWPALDDLAGITAEAGYDLVQRLTAQPQYVQAGAAWIDPRVRGHVDALADPDTGFALDVNPVGRPWQEPDEASESLGRTDLHSAIDSEGRLTETRSDLDSAFGDWESIRAKVHELAARAPERVDTDVLAALRSAERNPGGCSDDEYLALATADGPALEAVAALADSLRRDVVGDDVTYVVNRNINFTNICYTGCRFCAFAQRKGDADAYSLSTDEVADRAWEAHVAGATEVCMQGGIDPELPVTGYADLVRAVKARVPSMHVHAFSPMEIANGVTRSGLSVREWLTSLREAGLGSIPGTAAEILDDEVRWVLTKGKLPASEWINVVTTAHQVGLRSSSTMMYGHVDTPKHWVGHLNVLRGIQDQTGGFTEFVPLPFVHQSSPLYLAGGSRPGPTHRDNRAVHALARIMLHGRIPSIQTSWVKLGVERTQVMLRGGANDLGGTLMEETISRMAGSENGSAKTVAELVAIAEGIGRPARQRSTDYSPLAA, encoded by the coding sequence GTGGCTCTGAACCCCCAGCACGGCGCCGATCTGCCTACTCCGGCCGTCCCACCGAACCCTGCCGCGCCCACCGCGCCGACCACTTCGGGGGCCCTACGGCGGGTGCTGCGGCGGGCCCGTGACGGCGTGGCCCTCAACGTCGACGAGGCTGCGATCGCGCTGACCGCCCGCGGCGAGGATCTGGCCGATCTGTGTGCCAGCGCCGCCCGGGTGCGCGATGCAGGTCTGGAATCGGCGGGCCGGCGCGGGCCCACGGGCCGGCTTCCGGTCAGCTATTCGCGCAAGGTCTTCATCCCCGTCACGCATCTGTGCCGCGACACCTGCCACTACTGCACCTTCGTGACCGTGCCCGGCAAGCTGCGCGCTCAGGGCATGGGCATGTACATGGAGCCCGACGAGATTCTCGACGTGGCTCGCCGCGGTGCAGAGTTGGGCTGCAAGGAGGCGTTGTTCACCCTGGGTGACCGCCCCGAGGATCGCTGGGACGAGGCTCGGCAATGGCTCGACGAGCGCGGCTACGACTCCACGCTCGACTATGTGCGGGCCATGGCCATTCGCGTGCTCGAGGAGACCGGCCTGCTGCCGCACCTGAATCCCGGGGTGATGAGCTGGTCCGAGTTGTCTCGCCTGAAGCCCGTCGCGCCGTCGATGGGCATGATGCTGGAGACCACCTCCCGGCGCCTGTTCGAGAACAAGGGCGAGGCTCACTATGGCAGCCCCGACAAAGATCCGGCGGTGCGGTTGCGGACGCTGGACGACGCCGGCCGGCTGTCGATCCCGTTCACCACCGGCCTGCTGGTCGGTATCGGCGAGACGCTGACCGAGCGCGCCGAGACCATGCACGCAATCCGCAAGTCCCACAAAGAGTTCGGGCACGTTCAGGAAGTGATCGTGCAGAACTTCCGCGCCAAGGACCACACCGCGATGGCATCCACACCCGATGCCGGAATCGACGACTTCATCGCGACGATCGCGGTCACGCGCCTGGTGTTGGGCCCGAAGATGCGCATCCAGGCGCCGCCGAACCTGGTGTCGCGTGATGAATGCCTGGCGCTCATCGGCGCCGGCGTCGACGACTGGGGCGGCGTGTCACCGCTGACCCCCGATCACGTCAACCCCGAACGGCCCTGGCCGGCCCTGGACGATCTGGCCGGCATCACCGCCGAGGCCGGCTACGACCTGGTGCAACGGCTCACCGCGCAACCGCAGTACGTGCAGGCCGGTGCGGCCTGGATCGATCCGCGGGTGCGCGGGCACGTCGACGCGCTGGCCGATCCGGATACCGGGTTCGCCCTTGACGTCAATCCCGTTGGCCGCCCATGGCAGGAGCCTGACGAGGCATCAGAATCGTTGGGCCGTACCGATCTGCACTCCGCGATCGACTCCGAGGGCAGGCTCACCGAGACCCGCAGCGACCTGGACAGCGCGTTCGGCGACTGGGAGTCGATCCGCGCCAAGGTGCACGAACTGGCCGCCCGCGCCCCCGAACGCGTCGACACCGATGTGCTGGCCGCGTTGCGTTCGGCCGAACGCAATCCGGGCGGCTGCAGCGACGACGAGTACCTCGCATTGGCCACCGCGGACGGTCCGGCGCTGGAAGCCGTTGCCGCACTCGCGGATTCGCTGCGTCGCGATGTCGTCGGCGATGACGTCACCTACGTCGTCAACCGCAACATCAACTTCACCAATATCTGCTACACCGGCTGCCGGTTCTGCGCCTTCGCGCAGCGCAAGGGCGACGCCGACGCCTACTCGCTGTCCACCGACGAGGTGGCCGACCGAGCCTGGGAGGCGCACGTCGCCGGTGCCACCGAAGTCTGCATGCAGGGCGGCATCGACCCAGAACTGCCGGTGACCGGCTATGCCGACCTGGTGCGGGCCGTCAAGGCGCGCGTGCCCTCGATGCACGTGCACGCGTTCTCGCCCATGGAGATCGCCAACGGTGTCACCCGCAGCGGGTTGTCGGTGCGGGAATGGCTGACCTCGCTGCGGGAGGCGGGACTGGGCTCGATCCCCGGCACGGCCGCCGAGATCCTCGACGACGAGGTGCGCTGGGTGCTGACCAAGGGCAAGCTGCCGGCCTCGGAGTGGATCAACGTGGTGACGACCGCGCACCAGGTGGGCCTGCGCTCGTCGTCGACGATGATGTACGGCCACGTCGACACGCCCAAGCACTGGGTGGGCCACCTCAACGTGCTCCGCGGTATCCAGGACCAGACCGGCGGCTTCACCGAATTCGTGCCGCTGCCGTTCGTGCACCAGTCCTCGCCGCTCTACCTGGCGGGCGGTTCCCGTCCCGGGCCGACGCACCGCGACAACCGCGCGGTGCACGCACTGGCCCGGATCATGTTGCACGGCCGGATCCCGTCGATTCAGACCAGTTGGGTCAAGCTCGGTGTCGAACGCACCCAGGTGATGCTGCGCGGCGGTGCCAATGACCTGGGCGGCACGCTGATGGAGGAGACCATCTCCCGGATGGCCGGCTCCGAGAACGGGTCCGCCAAGACCGTGGCCGAACTCGTCGCGATCGCCGAGGGTATCGGCCGCCCCGCCCGTCAACGCAGCACGGATTACTCGCCGCTCGCTGCCTGA